A single window of Botrytis cinerea B05.10 chromosome 3, complete sequence DNA harbors:
- the Bcace2 gene encoding Bcace2 has protein sequence MVPGKDSRLTSTLSPEDTALEIGSPGDQQRVAAQRFDGGLETRSNEWNFGSSDCGVYSVESFETDSWNEIRLNAKETSEDSSIIPATGFQSSAVRSSDSWLMPTQKDVKERGFDISLKDMGENSYIPPLDPILIPSDQNLVPSYSLSELLQEISRLNIAIEKQRRQLAEMSTDQVTRQNRSISNTTIDRNSGRSFLKAQELLIFPIDEVLKISYRLIRIIQDITSLISIQEKDGLISTEPSATLDDAAVLLILACYLNLLRVFDKFFSDTSTSSGISSPKFTLPSTKVGEFVVPRTLASRSERLLIYETAQATYSLLSSTIEVVRNTLKAQKSGEGMRLGNTMLELLRFEEKALIEHMTETIQDSLLDARGVKN, from the exons ATGGTACCAGGAAAGGATAGCCGGCTGACATCCACACTATCACCTGAAGACACCGCTTTGGAAA TTGGCTCCCCAGGAGATCAACAAAGAGTAGCAGCCCAAAGATTCGATGGCGGTTTAGAAACTCGAAGCaatgaatggaattttgGATCCTCTGATTGCGGTGTCTATAGCGTGGAATCTTTTGAAACAGACTCGTGGAATGAAATACGTTTGAATGCAAAAGAGACTTCCGAGGACAGTTCTATCATTCCTGCCACTGGTTTCCAGAGCTCAGCTGTACGTAGTAGCGACAGCTGGCTGATGCCCACTCAGAAAGACGTCAAAGAGAGGGGCTTCGATATCAGTTTGAAAGACATGGGAGAGAATTCATACATCCCCCCACTTGACCCGATTCTTATTCCCTCAGATCAAAACTTAGTTCCGAGCTATTCTCTCTCAGAATTGTTGCAAGAAATTTCAAGGCTGAACATAGCCATCGAAAAACAACGACGCCAACTCGCCGAAATGAGCACTGACCAAGTTACTCGGCAAAATAGGAGCATCAGCAATACCACGATCGACAGGAATTCGGGTCGTTCATTTCTTAAAGCTCAAGAACTATTAATATTTCCAATCGATGAGGTACTCAAGATATCTTACCGTCTGATTCGTATAATTCAAGACATTACATCCTTGATATCGATACAGGAAAAAGACGGTTTAATTTCAACCGAACCTTCGGCTACTCTAGACGATGCAGCGGTCCTACTGATCTTAGCTTGCTACCTCAACTTGCTAAGGGTGTTCGACAAGTTCTTTTCTGATACTTCAACTAGCTCTGGAATTTCCAGCCCTAAATTTACCCTTCCCTCGACAAAGGTTGGAGAGTTCGTAGTGCCAAGGACTCTGGCAAGCCGAAGCGAACGCTTACTGATTTACGAGACAGCACAGGCCACTTATTCTTTACTGAGTAGTACAATAGAAGTTGTTCGTAACACTTTGAAGGCCCAGAAAAGTGGTGAGGGAATGCGTTTAGGAAACACTATGCTCGAGCTCTTGAGGTTTGAGGAGAAGGCGTTGATAGAACATATGACGGAGACAATTCAAGACTCCTTGTTGGATGCAAGGGGAGTGAAAAACTAA